One Coregonus clupeaformis isolate EN_2021a unplaced genomic scaffold, ASM2061545v1 scaf1417, whole genome shotgun sequence genomic region harbors:
- the LOC121547868 gene encoding adenosine deaminase 2-A-like, which translates to MCCVTVCGGTPDPRQRETMMCQETSRQTGGRVQLTGAEQWLDAHLHKLKEQEMAAAQFPPAIHFFKARPLIHKSPIFSLLQRMPKGAALHIHSSSLVSVDWLVKNITYRPHCYICFTWGRSVRFVFSSRRPFPTWDCLYWQLLKTLRANMVDPTDFDYSLMQNLTLFTDDPDTTYPSQDAVWERFEMAFVAIAGLVTYAPVFKDFLYKGLEQLFDDNIMYLELRTGLSRTYELDGSIHDKAWSLRTYQEVTQQFVAEHPGFLGARLIISVHRVLSVSDVKAAVKEAIQMQKDFPEFVAGFDLVGREDRGRPLWFFREALSLPAELGVMLQYFFHAGETDHEGTEVDENILDALLFNTTRIGHGYALAHHPLAKELSRKGNVAVEVCPISNQVLKLVSDLRNHPAAVLMSEGHPIVVSSDDPSLFGTTGLSYDFYEMFVGIGGLRANLGTLKELAINSIRYSSLPSQLKEMGLAMWQRTWDKFISENSYRNP; encoded by the exons ATGTGCTGTGTGACTGTATGTGGCGGGACCCCTGACCCCCGTCAGAGGGAGACGATGATGTGCCAGGAGACCTCCAGGCAGACAGGGGGCCGTGTGCAGCTGACAGGGGCAGAGCAGTGGCTCGACGCACACCTTCACAAGCTAAAAGAACAAGAGATGGCTGCGGCCCAGTTCCCTCCTGCCATTCACTTCTTCAAGGCACGGCCCCTCATCCATAAGAGCCCCATCTTTAGCCTGCTGCAAAGGATGCCCAAAG GGGCAGCCCTCCACATCCACAGCTCATCTCTGGTGAGTGTTGATTGGCTGGTGAAGAACATCACATACAGGCCCCATTGTTACATCTGCTTCACATGGGGCAGGTCTGTACGGTTCGTCTTCTCTAGTCGCCGGCCCTTCCCTACCTGGGACTGCCTCTACTGGCAACTGTTGAAGACCTTGAGAGCCAACATGGTGGATCCTACAGACTTTGACTACAG CTTGATGCAGAACCTCACACTGTTCACTGATGATCCAGACACTACCTACCCGAGCCAGGACGCAGTGTGGGAGAGGTTTGAGATGGCATTTGTGGCCATAGCTGGGCTGGTCACCTACGCTCCTGTGTTTAAAGACTTTCTCTACAAGGGCTTAGAACAGCTGTTTGATGACAACATCATGTACCTGGAACTAAGAACTGGACTATCAAGG ACATATGAGCTGGATGGAAGCATCCATGATAAAGCCTGGTCCCTGAGGACTTATCAGGAAGTCACTCAACAGTTTGTGGCTGAACACCCTGGCTTTCTGGGAGCTCGACTCATCATTTCCGTCCATAG GGTTCTGAGTGTGTCTGATGTCAAAGCAGCTGTAAAAGAGGCCATTCAGATGCAGAAGGATTTCCCAGAGTTTGTTGCAGGATTCGACCTG GTtggcagggaggacaggggaagacCTCTCTGGTTCTTCAGGGAGGCCTTATCTCTACCTGCAGAGCTTGGAGTCATGCTGCAATACTTCTTTCATGCAGGAGAGACTG ACCACGAGGGCACTGAAGTGGATGAAAACATTCTGGATGCCCTACTGTTCAACACCACACGTATTGGGCATGGGTACGCCTTGGCACACCACCCACTGGCAAAGGAGCTCTCCAGGAAGGGAAACGTGGCCGTTGAAGTATGCCCCATCTCAAACCAG GTGCTGAAGCTGGTGTCTGACCTAAGGAACCACCCTGCAGCTGTGCTGATGTCTGAGGGCCACCCCATAGTGGTCAGCTCTGATGACCCGTCCCTGTTTGGGACCACTGGGCTCTCCTATGACTTCTATGAGATGTTTGTGGGCATCGGTGGCTTGAGGGCTAACCTGGGCACTCTGAAGGAGCTGGCCATCAACTCCATAAG ATATAGCTCACTGCCATCACAGCTGAAGGAGATGGGGCTGGCCATGTGGCAGAGGACGTGGGATAAGTTCATCTCTGAGAACTCATATAGAAATCCCTGA
- the LOC121555284 gene encoding V-type proton ATPase subunit E 1-like, protein MALSDADVQKQIKHMMAFIEQEANEKAEEIDAKAEEEFNIEKGRLVQTQRLKIMEYYEKKEKQIEQQKKIQMSNLMNQARLKVLKARDDMISEMLSEARQRLANIAKDPARYPALMDGLILQGFYQLLETKVTIRCRKQDLQVVQAAIQKTIPIYKAAVKNNIEVRIDQDNFLSPEISGGIEIYNADGKIKVSNTLESRLDLMAQQMMPEVRVALFGQNQNRKFLD, encoded by the exons ATGGCGCTCAGCGATGCCGACGTTCAGAAGCAG ATCAAACACATGATGGCCTTCATTGAGCAGGAGGCCAATGAGAAGGCAGAGGAAATTGATGCCAAG GCGGAAGAGGAGTTCAACATCGAGAAGGGCCGTCTGGTGCAGACCCAGAGGTTGAAGATCATGGAGTATTACGAGAAGAAAGAGAAGCAGATCGAGCAGCAGAAGAAAAT TCAAATGTCTAACCTGATGAACCAGGCTCGTCTTAAGGTGTTGAAGGCTCGCGACGACATGATTTCA GAAATGTTGAGCGAGGCGCGTCAACGGCTGGCCAACATAGCCAAGGACCCAGCCAGGTACCCAGCACTGATGGATGGGCTGATTCTGCAG GGTTTCTATCAGCTTCTTGAGACCAAAGTGACCATCCGCTGTCGTAAACAGGACTTGCAGGTGGTTCAG GCGGCTATCCAGAAGACCATTCCCATCTATAAAGCAGCAGTGAAGAACAATATTGAGGTTCGCATCGACCAGGACAACTTCCTGTCCCCAGAGAT TTCTGGAGGTATTGAGATCTACAACGCTGATGGGAAGATCAAGGTGTCCAACACCCTAGAGAGCAGACTGGACCTCATGGCTCAGCAG ATGATGCCTGAGGTTCGAGTGGCTCTTTTTGGGCAGAACCAGAACCGCAAGTTTTTGGACTGA